TCACGGCCCAGGTGTTTTAAGAGAGCCCAGGTGGCCGCGGTTGCTGCTCCAGTTCGGGTGCCCACCACTGTAGACTGGAGATCTTCGGTGAGGTAGGGTGTTTCAATGGCCATTGCCTCCAGGTGCTTACGTTCCCTGAAAAGAATTCCCCCAGTGGGTATGGGAGCCAGTCCCATTTTATGGGGATCAATGGTTATTGAAGAAACCCCGGACAGTTTGAAATCAAATTCCGGCAAATCATATCCTGATTCTTTTAGGAAGGGTATGATATAGCCACCAAAAGCAGCATCAACGTGCAGATGAATATCCTGTTCCTGACAGATCCGGGAAAGATCCTCTATGGGGTCTATTTTTCCCAGTTCGGTGGTTCCGGCCACTCCTACAATGGCCACGGTGTTGTCACAAATCAGGTCTTCCACTGACGAAATATCCAGACGGTAATCATCATCCAGTTCTGCCATTTTCAGATCCAGGCATAACATGTCGGCTGCCTTTTTAAAGGAAAAGTGTGCAGATTTAGGGACAATGATCTCTGGATTTTCCACATTTTTCAGGTTACGGGCCGCTCTCATGGCCATGAGGTTTGCTTCTGTTCCACCAGTTATGATATGGCCATACACATCTTCTTTTCCCAGTAACTGGCCCAGCATGGTAATAACTTCATCTTCCAGGGCTTTAGTCCCGGGAAATAATCCTGGATCCCCCAGGTTTGATTCTAAAAACATGGCGTAGGCCTTAACTCCCACCGGGTGGGGACAGGTGCACATAGATCCCAGTATTCTACCGGAGCGGTGGGTGAGATCCTTTTCTTTGTATTTCCGGAGCATTTGGTATATCTGCTCCTTGGGTATTCCCTTGTCTTCCATTTTCAATCCCTTAAAAAATAATAATATATTTTAAAATAAATTGAAGGTTTAAAATAAAAAAATAAAGGATTTTTATTCCTGCATCATCTTCCGGGCTGCTTTGAGGAGGAGTTTCTGCTCCACACGGGCCACGGTTTCGCGTACTGTGGCCACAGCATCGGTGTTGGCTGAAACAGAGGTTATTCCCAGTTCCACCAGTTTTTCCACAATAGCTGGCATACTTCCCGCCTGTCCGCAGATACTGGTTTTGACCCCGGCCTTGTTACACTCAATTATAACCCGTTCAATGAGTTTTAAAACTGCAGGGTGACTTTCAGTGTAGAGATCCGCCACGTTTTCATTGTTCCGGTCGATAGCCAGAGTGTACTGGGTTAAATCGTTGGTTCCGAAACTCACGAAGTCAATACCTTCGGCAATGAAGTCTTCAATGGTCAGTGCAGCCGCAGGTGTTTCCACCATGATCCCGAATTCAATGTTCTTCTGGGGTTTAAGACCAGCCTGTCTGGCGATCTTTTTAGCCTCTTTTAACTCGTCAGGGTGCTGCACCAATGGTAACATGATTCCTATGTTGGTGTATCCCTGTTCGTGGAGTTTTTTAATGGCCTTGAATTCTGCCAGCAATATTTCTGGTTCATCCAGTTCCCGGCGGATTCCTCTCCATCCCAGCATGGGGTTGTGTTCGTAGGGTTCATCTTCCCCACCATCTAAGGATTGGAATTCATCGGTAGGTGCGTCCAGAGTTCGGTACCATACTGTTTTGGGATAGAATGTGTCAGCCACTTTCAGGATGTTTTCCACCAGTACTTTAACCAGTTCTGCTTCGTTACCCTCCTGAATGTACTTTTTGGGGTGCACTCCAGTGGTGAGCATCATGTGCTCGGTTCGGAGTAGTCCCACTCCATCTGCCCCAGTTGCCGCGGCTTTTTTAGCTGCTTCAGACATGCTCACGTTAACTTTAACTTCAGTAACTGTTAATGGTGCCTGTAATACCACACTGGGTTGTGCAGTGGTTGTTTCTTCTTTTTTGGCAGTTTCCACCAGCAGGCCTTCCCAAACTATACCCTTATTACCATCCAGGGTTACCTTGCTGTTTTCAGGTAGTATGGAAGTGGCATCTCCAGTTCCCACCACACAGGGTATGCCCAGTTCACGGGATACAATGGCAGCGTGGCAGGTTACACCACCTTCATCGGTGATTATTCCATTGGCCCGTTTCATGGCCGGTACCATGTCCGGAGTGGTCATCACTGTAACCAGGATGTCTCCTTCCTGAACTTTGTCCAGTTCATCGGTGGTTTTTATGATTTTAACAGATCCGGCCGCCATACCGGGACTGGCACCCAGTCCTTTGGTGATCACGGTCCGATCACCTTCATGCAAGGCTTCTCCTGACGCGGTTCCCATGTCCAGAGTAGTTACTGGTCTGGATTGTAGCATGAAGATTTTTCCATTTTCAATGGCCCATTCTGTATCCTGGGGGAACTGGTAGTGTTCCTGGATCCTTTTTCCCAGTTCAACCAGCTGGGCTATCTCATCTTCATTTAAAACCTGTTTGTTCTTAAGGTCCTCTGGTACTGGAACCTTCACTGTCTGACCATTTTCAGATTTCTTCTGGAACATGATGTTTTTTTCGCTGATCTGCTTGCGGAGAATTTCTCCAGTGGCTTTATCCACCCAGTAAGTGTCAGGAGTTACTGTTCCCGATACAACTGCTTCTCCCAGACCCCATGCTCCTTCTATGAGGATTTTTTCCTCTCCAGTGGAGGGGTGCACCGTGAACATTACCCCGGCTTTCTCTGCATCCACCATTTCCTGAACCACTACGGCAATGTAAACCTTGGAATGGTCGAAGTTGTTTTCTTCCCGATAAAATATTGCTCTGGCCCCAAATAGAGATGCCCAGCATTTCCTTACATATTTTATCATATCTTCCGGACCCTTAACATTGAGGTAAGTGTCCTGTTGACCAGCAAAAGATGCTTCTGGCAAGTCTTCAGCAGTTGCCGATGATCTAACGGCCACAAAGGCGTTTTCTTTTCCTATGCGGTGGCAGAGTGCGTTGTATGATTCTATGATCAGACTACTGATCTCATCAGGTATTTCAGTCTCGATGATGATTTTTTTTATTTCTCGGGCTGATTCTTGAAGTTCTTTGTTGTTGTTAACATCCAGGGCATCTAGAATATCCATTATTTTCTGGGTTATTCCAGTTTCATCCATGAACTTCTGGTAGGTGGCCGATGTTATCACAAATCCCGGAGGAACTGGTATCCCTGCCTGGGTTAGTTCACCCAGGTTAGCTCCTTTTCCTCCAGCTATGTCTACATCTTCCTTTTTTAGCTCCTCGAAAAATTCCACATACTCCATTATTACACCACTTAGGATTTTATTGGGATCTACGATTTAAGGTTATTTATTTGACTAATTCTGCTCCTTCATCAACGGTTATCCTACATGAAACAGGGAACTTCATGGCCGCTCTTCGGAGAGCTTCTTTAGCATCGATAAAGTTCTTCTTGTTGGTCTTTATGGTTAAAACTTTCTGGTTTGTTTTTACCAGTGCAACGGAGCTTACGGGTTTACCGAAAGCTTTCCTCATTCCATCCTGCACACGGTCTGCACCGGCACCAGTGGCCATGGGGTTTTCCCGGACAATGTGGTGGGGGTACACCCTTATCTTCAGGTGGTAACCCATCCTACCAGATTTACGCTGCATATACCGGTTGGTGGCTATCCTGGCAGCTTCCAGGGCATTGTGTGATAATTCGGCTTTATCTTTAAGAGCCAAGCTCACGGTTATAGGGAATTCTCCAGAGAGGTTTCCCATATCATATTGAACAATCCTGGAACCAGGAATCTTACGTATGTAATCTTTTCGAGTGTATGCTCTTACCATCTATTTATTCCTCCTTGTATAAATCGTTATTTAAAGCTTGAACATGATATTAAAGCTATAAATGTCATTTCTCGGCCTGGATAAGTAAATATGAATATCAATCAACCAGGTAGAAATCAATAGTACAACTAGTTTGGAGAATTATAATATATAAAATGATCAATCAATCAGAACTAATCTTTTATATTAATCTCAGGTGGAACTAAATTATGCAAGTTGTAATGGGAATATTAAAAATTCATCTAATTTATTTGTAGTGGTTACACCATTGGTTTCCTGATTTTTTTGTTTATCAATGAATTTATTAATCTGGAGTGAACATAAATAGGCTATACTATATTTTAGGGCATAAGTGTTTATTTTTAATAAATATGGTGGAAACTATGAAAATAGCAATAACCGGAAAGGGAGGGGTGGGTAAAACCACTTTAGCTGGTACTCTGGCCGTTATTTTATCACAAGAATACAGGGTATACGCCATTGATGCGGACCCTGACATGAACCTGGCCGGGAGTCTGGGAATACACCACTCCATAACCCCCATAGCAAAAATGCGGGATCTCATTAAAGATAGAACTGGTGCCGAACCAGGATCATCATTTGGAGAGGTTTTCAAGATGAATCCAACCATATCTGACCTTCCAGAGTCTCTTTCCACCAATTACGATCCCGAGGGCCGTCTCAAAATACTGGTGATGGGCACAGTGGATAAAGGTGGGGATGGCTGCGTATGCCCGGCATCAGTGATGTTGAAGGCCATTTTAAGAAATTTAATAATTAAAAAGGACGAAATGGTAATTTTAGACATGGAAGCAGGTATAGAACACTTAGGAAGGCGCACTGCTGAAGCTGTGGATGTTATGATTATCGTGACTGAACCGGGACTGAAATCACTGGAAACTGCCAGTCGTATTAAAAAATTAGCCACGGATATTGGTATTAAAAAGGTGGTAGCAGTGATCAACAAGGTATCCAGTGATGAGGAGGAAGATTTCGTGGCGGGAAAACTAAAGGAACTGAAGGTGGACGTGATAGGTAGCATCCCCCGGGACGATGCGGTTGTCCGGGCTGATATGGATGGTCTTCCTCTGGTAGATTATCCCGAATCAACTGCATTTCAATCTATTGAGGAAATTGCAGAAAATATTTTAAATTGTATCCCCTCTAATTAACATATAATAAAGAGGTTTCATCCTATTACAGATGGAAAAAGTTACTGGGGATATGCGTATCTTATAACCAGTAGACTATCCACGAAGGTTAAATTATGAATATTCAGGTAAACATCACCTTTCATTACCATAAGGATAAACAGGCTGAAATAGCTTTTAAATCACTTTTACCAGATAACATTGGATTTTTAGAGTCGCGACTGCAGGATAATTCTTTAATCTGTAATATAAAAGGAAAATCACTGAAGACTGTTCTCTCCACTGCCGATGATCTTATATCATCCGAGATGCTGGTGGAGAAAGTGCTTGAGATTTAATAAATAAATGTTAACCGTTTGAAAATAATATCACAATAACTAAGGATGTTATAAAAATGAAATTTACATTAAAAGGAGAAGTTTTATTCAGTAAAGAGGCTGATGAAGCCCTGGAAGACATTACAAAGTTCATTGAAGAGGCCAATCAGGACCTTTTCCTGAAAGGAGTGGCCCCTGATCAGAGGGATGATGCTTCCCAGGTGGTTAAATGGAATCTGGCAGGAAACAATCTCCATCTGGAAATAGTTTCCGGTAGAAGGGGAAGAGCACACGACGCACTTCTACGGATGAAAAAACCACTCACACAAATTTTAGGCCCTCAGTACCATATTGGTGTGCGTAAAATAACTGTGCAAGATTATAAGATTGAAATCCCATCCCCAGAAATGATTGATGTCAGCCAGATGCCCTATGTGGAGACTGCTCAATTCCAGAATGGTAAGATGGTCATTGAATTTGAAAAACTGGAAGAGGGAGACCTCAGAAAACACGTGGTGGACCGGGTGGTTAAACATGTCCTGGCCGAAACTGAGAGAATAGCTTCTGCCGAAGACGAAGATGCCGATGATATTTTAACCCGCCAGGTCACCAAAATCGAGCCTGGTACTGTAGTGGGACGCAGCCCCAAGTTTCCCGTGTTCTTTGAAGGAGACCCCACTGAAGAAGCAGCTAAACAGGGTTGGGTGAAGAAATTCCCCGGTAAAGGACAGTGGTTCTACGGTCCTAAGTTCACTGCCCTGCAGCGTGCCATTGAAGACATATTTCTGGAAGTTCTGGTGGATAAACTGGAATTTTTCGAGTGTACGTGGCCTAAACTCATACCCATACCCGTGATGAACAAGATGCGTTACCTGGAAGGACTCCCTGAGGGAATGTATTACTGCAGTGCACCTCGTCGTGACCCTGAGTTGTTTAAAAAATTCAAAAACGAGCTTTTAATCAAAAAGGAAGTTCCTATTGACCGTCTTAAGGATGGTTTGAAGGATCCTTCCTATGTCCTGGCCCCGGCCCAGTGCGAACCATTCTACGAGTTCTTCAGCCACGAAGTACTGGATGAAAAGGACCTGCCCATAAAACTCTTTGATAAGAGCGGCTGGACATATCGATGGGAAGCTGGTGGAGCTAAAGGCCTGGACCGTGTCCA
The window above is part of the Methanobacterium formicicum genome. Proteins encoded here:
- a CDS encoding AAA family ATPase, which produces MKIAITGKGGVGKTTLAGTLAVILSQEYRVYAIDADPDMNLAGSLGIHHSITPIAKMRDLIKDRTGAEPGSSFGEVFKMNPTISDLPESLSTNYDPEGRLKILVMGTVDKGGDGCVCPASVMLKAILRNLIIKKDEMVILDMEAGIEHLGRRTAEAVDVMIIVTEPGLKSLETASRIKKLATDIGIKKVVAVINKVSSDEEEDFVAGKLKELKVDVIGSIPRDDAVVRADMDGLPLVDYPESTAFQSIEEIAENILNCIPSN
- a CDS encoding KEOPS complex subunit Pcc1; translated protein: MNIQVNITFHYHKDKQAEIAFKSLLPDNIGFLESRLQDNSLICNIKGKSLKTVLSTADDLISSEMLVEKVLEI
- the ppsA gene encoding phosphoenolpyruvate synthase, translating into MEYVEFFEELKKEDVDIAGGKGANLGELTQAGIPVPPGFVITSATYQKFMDETGITQKIMDILDALDVNNNKELQESAREIKKIIIETEIPDEISSLIIESYNALCHRIGKENAFVAVRSSATAEDLPEASFAGQQDTYLNVKGPEDMIKYVRKCWASLFGARAIFYREENNFDHSKVYIAVVVQEMVDAEKAGVMFTVHPSTGEEKILIEGAWGLGEAVVSGTVTPDTYWVDKATGEILRKQISEKNIMFQKKSENGQTVKVPVPEDLKNKQVLNEDEIAQLVELGKRIQEHYQFPQDTEWAIENGKIFMLQSRPVTTLDMGTASGEALHEGDRTVITKGLGASPGMAAGSVKIIKTTDELDKVQEGDILVTVMTTPDMVPAMKRANGIITDEGGVTCHAAIVSRELGIPCVVGTGDATSILPENSKVTLDGNKGIVWEGLLVETAKKEETTTAQPSVVLQAPLTVTEVKVNVSMSEAAKKAAATGADGVGLLRTEHMMLTTGVHPKKYIQEGNEAELVKVLVENILKVADTFYPKTVWYRTLDAPTDEFQSLDGGEDEPYEHNPMLGWRGIRRELDEPEILLAEFKAIKKLHEQGYTNIGIMLPLVQHPDELKEAKKIARQAGLKPQKNIEFGIMVETPAAALTIEDFIAEGIDFVSFGTNDLTQYTLAIDRNNENVADLYTESHPAVLKLIERVIIECNKAGVKTSICGQAGSMPAIVEKLVELGITSVSANTDAVATVRETVARVEQKLLLKAARKMMQE
- the serS gene encoding serine--tRNA ligase, with product MKFTLKGEVLFSKEADEALEDITKFIEEANQDLFLKGVAPDQRDDASQVVKWNLAGNNLHLEIVSGRRGRAHDALLRMKKPLTQILGPQYHIGVRKITVQDYKIEIPSPEMIDVSQMPYVETAQFQNGKMVIEFEKLEEGDLRKHVVDRVVKHVLAETERIASAEDEDADDILTRQVTKIEPGTVVGRSPKFPVFFEGDPTEEAAKQGWVKKFPGKGQWFYGPKFTALQRAIEDIFLEVLVDKLEFFECTWPKLIPIPVMNKMRYLEGLPEGMYYCSAPRRDPELFKKFKNELLIKKEVPIDRLKDGLKDPSYVLAPAQCEPFYEFFSHEVLDEKDLPIKLFDKSGWTYRWEAGGAKGLDRVHEFQRTELVWLGTPQQVEEIRDATLEISQELANQMELEWYTEIGDDPFYLEGRKVEERGIEFPDVPKYEMRLVVPGAEKGVAAVSANVHGTHFTEGFSIKETHNHTLWTGCTGIGTTRWLFGFLAQKGFDEANWPEMVRERVRKVRTPEVLTWP
- the mfnA gene encoding tyrosine decarboxylase MfnA, whose translation is MEDKGIPKEQIYQMLRKYKEKDLTHRSGRILGSMCTCPHPVGVKAYAMFLESNLGDPGLFPGTKALEDEVITMLGQLLGKEDVYGHIITGGTEANLMAMRAARNLKNVENPEIIVPKSAHFSFKKAADMLCLDLKMAELDDDYRLDISSVEDLICDNTVAIVGVAGTTELGKIDPIEDLSRICQEQDIHLHVDAAFGGYIIPFLKESGYDLPEFDFKLSGVSSITIDPHKMGLAPIPTGGILFRERKHLEAMAIETPYLTEDLQSTVVGTRTGAATAATWALLKHLGREGYREVATSCMDITHKLEEGIKEAGFELVTEPELNIVPFRSPEITVEELAQRLEDKGWAVSLATYPRSIRVIVMPHLKAEHINDFLKDLETITGD
- the rplJ gene encoding 50S ribosomal protein L16, with product MVRAYTRKDYIRKIPGSRIVQYDMGNLSGEFPITVSLALKDKAELSHNALEAARIATNRYMQRKSGRMGYHLKIRVYPHHIVRENPMATGAGADRVQDGMRKAFGKPVSSVALVKTNQKVLTIKTNKKNFIDAKEALRRAAMKFPVSCRITVDEGAELVK